ATGAACTATTGATAAGATCGCATTTTCTACTCTTTTCGCATACCATAACTTCATCGCCAGGCTTTAAAACATATGAAGGAATATTTACCTTTCTTCCGTTAACCGTAAAATGCCCGTGGGCAACCAAAAGTCTTGCTAATTTCCTTGAATTTGCAAATCCAAAAGCATAAACCGCATTATCAAGCCTTCTTTCCAATAAAGACAGCAAATTTTCACCGGTTATTCCTTTCATTTTTTCACCGGTTCTATATGTTTTTTTAAATTGCCTTTCTAAAAGTCCATATGTTCTCTTTAATTTCTGTTTTTCCCTTAATTGCTCCCCGTACTCCGATAATTTTCTCCTGGCGCCTTTATGTTCGCCTGGAGCATATTCTCTTTTATCATATGAACATTTATCGGAATAACATCTGTCACCTTTTAAAAAGAGCTTTGCCCCTTCTCTTCTGCAGATTTTGCAAACGGCATCGTTATATTTAGCCACATTTCACCTCGTAAATTTTTATATTGTCACACCCTTCTCCTTTTCGGAGGCCTGCATCCGTTATGCGGTATAGGCGTTACATCTTTAATCATTGTAATGTTAAAACCGGAACTTTGAAGAGCTCTAAGAGCCGATTCCCTTCCTCCTCCCGGACCTTTAATGAATACTTCGATATTGGAAACCCCGTAATCTGATACTTTTTTAGCCACCTGTTCGGCTGCAACCTGTCCCGCATAAGGGGTGCTTTTCCTGGAGCCCTTAAATCCGCTTGTTCCCGCGCTAGACCATGCAAGGACATTGCCACTTAAATCGGTTATGCAAACAATCGTGTTGTTAAATGTCGATTTTATGTGAGCAATTGCATTTTGAATATTTTTCTTTTCTTTTTTCTTTTTTACTATATTTTTTTTTGTATTTGCCATTTATACCTCTTAAAAATAAAATCGTTATTAAAAAAGTTATTTGCCTGAGGTTGTAGATTTCCTCGGTCCTTTTCTTGTTCTGGCATTAGTTTTTGTTCTCTGTCCCCTTACGGGCAATCCTCTTTTATGCCTGAGACCCCTGTAGCTCCCGATATCGATTAACCTTTTTATATTCATCTGGACTTCCCTTCTTAAATCACCCTCAACCTTATATTCACCGTCAATTATTTGCCTTATGAGGTTAACCTGGACATCAGTCAAATCTTTTGCCTTTAAATCCGGGCTGATATCAGCTTTTTCTAAAATTCTTTTCGACAATGATCTCCCCAGCCCAAAAATATAAGTTAAGGCAATTTCGATTCTTTTATCCTTTGGCAGGTCAATTCCTGAAATTCTGGCCATTTTTCCTCCTTATTAACCTTGACGCTGTTTATGTTTTGGATTTTCACAAATTATTCTTACAACGCCCTTTCTCTTTACAACCTTGCATTTATCGCATATTTTTTTAACCGAAGATCTGACTTTCAATTTTAAACTCCTTTATAATTTCCTTTTACTTTTATTTTATTTACTTACTTCTAAATATAATTCGTCCCCGGGTTAAATCATAAGGTGAAAGCTGAACGGTCACTTTATCGCCGGGAAGAATTTTAATATAATGCATGCGCATTTTCCCTGATATGTGAGCTAATACCTTATGTCCATTTTCGAGTTCAACCCTAAACATTGCATTGGGCAACGGTTCCACAACCGTTCCTTCGACCTCTATCAAATCTTCCTTGCTTGCCATTAAGTTTTTCCTTATGTTAAGATTTGCGGACCTTCTTTTGTTATGGCAACTGTATGTTCGAAGTGCGCCGATAGGCCTTTATCCCGCGTAACAACTGTCCATCCGTTCTTCTTAACTTTAACTTTATAACCAAATTCGTTTACCATGGGCTCAATCGCTATAACCAACCCTTCTTCCAGTAATATATCGTTATCTTTAATATAATAATTGGGAACCTGGGGGTCTTCGTGCAATTTAAATCCAACCCCATGCCCCACAAAGTCTCTCACAACCGCAAAATTATTTTTCACGACATATTCTTCGATTATCCTTGAAATATCGTTAAGTTTATTCCCCGGTACAGCCTTAGATATTCCAAGATTTAATGCCTCTTTGGTTATTTCCATCAGCTTTAAGGCTTTATTTGAAATATCCCCAACCGAAACGGTAATGGCGGCGTCGGCATAGTAATCTTTGTAATACGATCCAAAATCGATACTTACGATATCACCTTCTCTAAGCCTTCTTTTTGACGGAAACCCGTGAACGACTTCTTCATTAACCGAAACGCATACCGAATAAGGAAATCCGTTATATCCTTTAAATGCCGGCACGGCATTCATAGAAAATGCAATCTCTTCGCAGACGCTGTTATACTCCATTGTTGCAATTCCCGGCTTAGTAATGCTCGATAGTTCATTAAGCACTTTTCTGACAATTATCCCTGCATTCCTTATTCCTTCAATATCAACTTCACTTTTAAGGTTTATCATTTAATACTTATATATTCGAAATAATCTCACCCTCAACTTCTTTAGGCGTTCTTTCACCGTTAATTTTAGTAATTCTGCCGCCCTTCTCAAAATAATCGACTAACGGTTGGGTCGATTTGTGGTAAACTTCCAATCTTTTCTTAATTACATCTATTTTGTCGTCGTCTCTGACGATAAGAGATACATTGCAATCGTCGCATAACTCGTCATGTTTCGGAGGATTATACTTCATGTGATAAACCTTTTTACATTTAGGGCATATCCTCCTGTTAGTGAGCCTTTCATAAATTGCTTCATCTTTCACATCTATATAAATTACCTTGTCAACATCCAGATTAAATTCTTTCAGCATCTCGCTCAAAAGGGTATTCTGCGCTAAATCTCTTGGAAACCCGTCAAATAAAAACCCGTTTCTGCCGATATTTTGTTTAATATTGGCTTTTATCATACGGGCAACTAATTCGGTGGGAACAAGTTCCCCTTTATCCATGTACGATTTCGCGGTAATTCCAAGTTCGGTCTTTTTTTCCACATTTTCTCTTAAAAGGTCGCCTGTGGAAATAAGAACAAAATCCTTTAAATTTGCAATATTTTTAGCCTGAGTTCCCTTGCCCGCCCCTGGAGGACCGATTAAAATAAAAATCCTGCTCTTCATTTTTCACCTCAAATTGAAATTATTAATTTTCATACGCCGTTAATTAAAAAATCGGGATATTATTATCTCTTTTTTGAAACTTTTTTAAGCAAACTATCATAATTCCTGTATAATAAATGTGATTGAATCTGAACTATGGTATCCATCGCCACAACCACTACTATCAAAAGCCCTGTTCCTCCAAAGTAAAACGGGACATGAAATTTATTAATTAAAATAGTAGGCAATAAACAAATTGCCGAAACATAAATAGCTCCGATAAATGTAACCCTGTTTAAAATTTTATCGATGTAATGGGCGGTGGATTTACCCGGTTTAATTCCCGGAATATTCCCGCCGTATTTGCGTAAATCATCTGCAACATCATCGACTTTAAATGTAATTGCGGTATAAAAATAACAAAAGAAAAAAATTAATGCAACGAACAGTATATTATACACCAAACCTGTAGGGTTTAAATAACTTGATATTCCCTCGAAAGCCGGAAGTTTAATAAAATTTGCAATGGTAGCAGGAAAAAGAAGTATCGACATCGCAAAAATAGGAGGAATGACGCCCGGCGTATTAACTTTTATCGGGAGATAACTGCTTTGACCCGAATATAATTTCCTCCCAACCATTTTTTTAGCGTACTGAACCGGTATTCTTCTTTGGGCAGACTCCACAAAAACAATAAATCCTATTACAAGAATCATCATTGCGACAATCAGAATCAGAAGCATCACATTAAGTTCGCCGGTTTGAACGATCTTTATGGTATTTATCAATGCCGCTGGTATAGCGGCGACAATTCCCGCGAATATTATAAGGGATATGCCGTTTCCTATCCCGTGCTCCGAAATCTCTTCTCCTATCCACATTACAAAAACCGTACCGGCAGTTAAGGCTATTACCGATATCATCATAAAATTTAACCCCGGGTGGCCGACAACCGGCATTCCGCTGGGGCTTTTCATTAATTCGATGCCGTAGCTAATGCCGATAGACTGAAATAAGGAAAGAATAACCGTCCCATATCTTATATATTGCATAAATTTTTTTCTTCCTGCATCTCCGCCCTCTTTCTGCAATCTTTCTAACGAAGGAATAACCATGGGCAGCATTTGAAATATAATGGAAGAACTTATATACGGCATAATACCTAAGGAAAATATCGAGAATCTGGATAGCGCTCCCCCCGTAAACATATTAAAAAGCCCGAACAGATTGCTGTTCGAGGCATGGAAAAATTGCGTAAGGGCAACCGGATTAACACCTGGGGTCGTAATATAAACCCCGATTCTAAAAACTATGAACATTAAGAGCGTATAAAGAATACGGTTTCTTAATTCCGGAATTTTCCCTAAATTTTCAAAGCTTTGCGCCATTATATTATCCTTACGGCTCCACCATTATTCTCTATCTTTTCCTTTGCTTTTTTCGAGATTTTATTGCAAACTATATTCAATTTTCTATCAATCTCTCCGCTGCCCAAAAGCTTAAACCTCTTTTCGCCCTTTTTTAATATTCCGTTTTGTTTTAAAACATCTATATCGATATTCCCGTCTTTTAGATTTGCCAGGGCATCAAGGTTAACTATGGCATATCGTTCCTTTAATGGATTATTGAATCCTCTTTTGGGAACCCTTCTAATGTACGGCATCTGCCCGCCTTCAAAACCCGGCCTGACGCCGCCGCCGGCTCTTGCATTCTGACCTTTATTGCCTTTTCCCGATGTCTGACCGTGTCCCGATCCCGAACCCCTTCCTAATCGCTTTCTTTTTTTGTTATTATGTTTGCCGAATTCGCTTAAATTTATCATTTTATTTATATTCCTCTATTATTACTTACGATAATGACTTATTCTTTCTTCTTTTCAATAATTCGCCCTTAAAATAAAACGACGATATACATTTCAATGTGGCATTGGCGACATTGTGAGGATTTGATGAACCGATAGATTTTGCGTAAACATTCTTAATCCCCGAAAGCTCAAATATTGCTCTCATTGCTCCGCCTGCGATAATACCTGTCCCTTCAGGCGCGGGTTTCATAAACACATAACCCGCTCCATCCTTGCCATACTGCTCATGGGGAATAGTGTTCTTATGAACTTTAACCCTTATCATATTCTTTTTGGCCTGCTCCGAACCCTTGCGAATCGCTTCCGGCACCTCTTTTGCCTTACCGAGTCCGATTCCGACAAAATTTGCTTCCGGATCGCCAACGACAACTAATGCGGAAAAGCCAAACCGCCTCCCTCCTTTAACAACCTTAGCAACCCTGGAAACATGGATTACTTTATCCTGAATATTTAAATCTTCAATGCCTGTTTTTTGCAAATTACCCTCCTAAAAATTCAAACCATTTTCTCTTGCGGCGTCGGCAAGGGCTTTCACTCTCCCGTGATAAATATAGCCGTTTCGATCAAATGCAACCTCTGTTATAGATTTTTGCACACATAATTCAGCTATTTCGCTTCCCACAATTTTTGCGGCAGGTATATTTCCCGCATGACCTTTAATTTTACCTTTTAATTCTTTTGAAAGCGACGAAACCTGCGCAAGGACTTTATTGTCAGGCGAAAACACCTGCGCATATATATTGTTTAAACTTTTAAAAACGCATAATCTCGGTTTTGTACTATTTTTTAAAACCTTATTTATATGCGCCTTTCTACGGGATCTTTTTTCACTTTTACCTTTCATAGAATATTCCTTTATTTTTCTATTTATTTATTTTCCTGAAGCCTTGCCAACCTTTCTTTTAATAATTTCGCTTGAATACTTAATGCCTTTCCCCTTATAAGGCTCCGGCTTTCTTAAACTCCGAATCCTTGAAGCAACAAATCCCACAAGCTCCTTATCGTAGCCTGAAATTTTCAATAAGGTATTTTTCTCGACGCTTATGCCGATCCCTTCCGGAATTATAAAACTTATCGGATGCGAAAATCCCAAATTTAAAGACAGATTTTTACTCTTAATTTCCGCTCTATACCCGACTCCGACAATTTCCAGCTCCTTTGTAAATCCGTTAACAACGCCGCTAATAGAATTTGCGATGATTGTTCTTGTTAAGCCCGTATATTTTTCGAAATCGCGGTTGTCATCCTTTAATGCCACGGATATACTTGACCCGTCTATTTTTACTATTACGCCTTCGGGAAGTTTTTTTGTTAATTTCCCCAAAGGTCCCGTACATGTAAATAAATTACCCGCAATGCCCGCGGAAACATTTTTGGGAATCTCGATAGCTTTTTTACCTATTCTAGACATTTTGCCGACACCTTATTTAATTTTTTTATCTTGTTAGAAAACTTTCAGCAGCGATAGTCCGCCGATATTTTTTTCCCTGCATTCGACATCCGACAAAATTCCTGCAGAGGTTGAAAATACTTCCATACCTAAGCCGTTTTTATATGACTTAATATCCAAGGCCCTTTTGTAAAATCTTAACCCTGGAGTACTTGTAACTTTAATATCGATGATGGTGGATTTTTTATTTTCAAAATAACTCAGCTTAATTTCTATGTTTTTAAAAGCGCTGTCTTTTATATTATTTATTGCATAATCATCGATAAAACCCTCTCTTTTAAGAATGACGCATATGTTTTCTTTGATCCCGGAATATGGTAAATTTACCCTTTCCTTACCCACTTTGTACGCATTTTTAATTCTTATAATCATATCAGATATTGGATATGTCATATTTTATTCATCCTCATTAAATACATTTAAATAAATTAAACTGTCTGCTACCAACTAGATTTTGTGACACCGGGAATGAGTCCCTTGCTCGACAAAGTTCTAAAACATATTCTGCACATATCGAACTTCCTGTAGTATCCTCTCGGTCTTCCGCATATCGGACACCTGTTGTGCGCGCGAACTTTAAACTTTGGCTTCCTGATCGCTTTAATAATCATAGACTTTTTTGCCATATATTTTGTCTCCTAATTTCTAAAAGGAAAATTAAACCCTTTTAAAAGTTTATATCCGTCATCATTATTTTTTGCAGTTGTTACTATCGTTATATTCATTCCCTTAATCTTGTCGATAAGTTCATAGCTTATTTCCGGAAATATCACCTGTTCCTTAACCCCAAATGTATAATTCCCATAGCCGTCAAAAGACTTCTTTGACAGGCCTTTAAAATCTCTAACCCTCGGAAGAGCTATGTTGATAAGTTTGTCGAAAAAGTCATACATCCTTTCATTTCTTAAGGTAACAAAGCACCCTATCTCCTGATTTTCCTTTAATTTGAAAGCTGCAATAGATTTTTTCGCCTTTGCGACCACGGGCTTCTGGCCCGATATTTTAGCAAGTTCCGTTATGGATTGCTCAATAATCTTTGAATTTGATGTTGCTTCCCCAAGACCCATATTAATGACGATTTTTGACAATTTAGGTATCTGGTGAACATTTTTATAACCTGTTTCTTCCATTAACTTAGGGGCAACCTCATTTTTATAAAATTCTTTATATCTCGAAGCCAATTTTAAATCCTCCAGAATTAAACTTCAGAACCGCACTTTTTACAAATTCTAATCTTCTTATTATTTTCATTAACTTTTACAGAAAACCTGACGGGTTTTTTGCATTTTGAGCAATAAAGCCCGATATTTGAAATATCTAATCCTGCTTCTTTGTCTATAATGCCGCCGGGTTCCTGAGCGCTTCTCGGTTTTATATGCCTTTTAATCATATTAATCTTTTCGATATAAACCCTGTTATCATCCTTATCGATACGAATGATTTTACCGACCTTACCCTTTTCTTTTCCTGTTAAAACCATAACGCTGTCGTTCTTTTTTAATCTTATAGTCATATTATAAAACCTCTGGCGCTAATGAGATAATTCTCATAAATTTTTTTGCTCTCAGTTCCCTTGCAACGGGTCCAAAAATACGCGTTCCTACGGGTTCATTCTGCGTGTTTATCAAAACTGCCGAATTGTTATCGAATCTTATGTAACTTCCGTCAGGGCGTTTTATTTCTTTTACAGTTCTTACAATCACCGCTTTAGAAACATCGCCTTTTTTAACCTTTGAATTAGGAATTGCTTCTTTTATAGAAACAACTATTATGTCTCCAATTTCGGCATATTTACGCTTTGATCCGCCGAGGACTTTAATGCACATGAGTTTCTTCGCCCCCGAGTTGTCGGCAGATCCTAATATTGTTTGCATTTGAATCATTATTATGGCCCCTCGTTTAATTTATCTTAATTTGCCTGTTTTTCAAGAATCTTTTTTAAATTCCACCTTTTCTCTTTGGATAACGGGCGCGTTTCAATAAATAAAACTTTATCCCCGATTTTTGCAGTATTTTTTTCATCATGAATCTTAAATTTCTTGTTCTTTTTTACATATTTCTTGTATAAAGGATGTTTCACGATATTAGAAACTACGGCAACAATCGTTTTATCCATTTTGTCGGAAGTCACAATGCCTATATAGGTTTTTTTCATAATTGCCTCCCGCCTCTTTCATTTAAAATCGTTTTTATACGCGCAATATCTTTTTTAACCGTTTTAATCCTTTTGGGATTTTCTAAAGAGCCTATAGACTTTTGGACAGTCAAGTTAAAAATTTCCTTTCTAAAATCGGTTTCTTTAACTAAAAGTTCATCATCATTCATCGCTTTAAGTTCATTATATTTCATATATTAAAACTCTCCTCTTTCTATAAATATCGTCTTAAGCGGTAATTTATGGGATGCCAGCCTTAGGGCCTCCTGTGCGATCTCTTTAGATATTCCTTCCATTTCATACAAAACTAATCCCGGCCTGGCAACGCACACCCATTCCTCAACGCTGCCTTTTCCTTTTCCCATTCTGGTCTCGGCGGGTTTTTTGGTAATCGGCTTATCGGGAAATATTCTTATCCAAATTTTACCGCCTCTTTTAACAAACCTTGTCATCGCAATTCTCGCAGCTTCAATTTGTTTTGAAGTTATATATCCGCATTCTATAACCTTGAGTCCGAAATCACCGAAGGCAAGAGTATTGCCTCTCGAGGCTTTTCCTTTCATCCTTCCCTTCATCTGCTTTTTATATTTAGTCTTAGCTGGCATTAACATATTTATTCACCTTTGGCTTTTTCTATTATTTCTATTAATTATAAAATTAAAGAACATCTCCTTTATATATCCACACTTTAATGCCGATTTTTCCGTATGTCGTATTGGCTTCCGCCGTACCATAGTTAATATCCGCCCTGAGGGTATGCAGCGGAACCCTGCCTTCGCGATACCATTCGGCTCTGGCAATTTCAGCCCCGGCAAGCCTGCCGCCGCAGGTAATTTTAATACCTTTCGCGCCGCTTTTCAACGCCATTGAAACACTTTTTTTCATCGCCCTCTTGAACGCTATTCTTTTTTCCAACTGGGAAGCAATGCCTTCCGCTACCAGAGTAGCATCGATTTCAGGCTTCTTTACCTCTATTATGTTTATATTGATGTCTTTATTTTTAATTTTAATAAGCCTTGCAAGCTCTGTTTTTAAATTTTCAAATTCGGAGGAACCCTTTTTCCCGTATATCATTCCCGGTCTGGCAGTATATATATCGATAATTAATTTTTCGGCCTTTCTGCTGATATTAATTTTAGATACCCCCGCCGAGTAAAGTTTTTTCTTTAAGAAATCCCTGATTTTTAAATCCTCATGCAAAAAAGTAGAGTAATTGCGATCACTATACCATATCGAATTCCAGGATTGATTGATTCCTATTCTTAATCCAGTTGGATTTACTTTCTGCCCCAAAATTAACCTCCGATTTTAAATTTCCGCAAGAACTATTTTAATGTTACTCATACGCTTCTTAATTGTAGCGCCTCTTCCCATAGCTTTCGGCATTAGCCTTTTAAGAGAAAACGACATATCGACGCTGATTTTAGAAATAATCAGGTTATCTATATCAACCCTTCCTGTACTTGAAGCATTTGCTAACGCTGATTTTAAGAGCTTATATACGGTAAGCGACGATTTTTTTTTTGTAAACTTAAGTATATTAAGAGCGTCATAGACCTTCTTCCCCCGTATCAGGTCAACCACAAGTCTGGCCTTCTGAGGAGAAACCTTAATATATTTTGCTTCAGCTTTAAACTCCATCTTTAACCCCTTTATATTTATTTTGCAGCAGGACGACCGCTGGATTTAACCTTGGCTTTTCTATCCCCTGAATGCATGGTAAAAGTTCTGGTCGGCGAAAATTCGCCAAGCTTATGCCCAACCATATTTTCGCTGACAAATACGGGAATAAATTTTTTACCGTTATGAACGGCAAATGTAAATCCAACCATAGATGGCAAAATAGTAGATCTTCTAGACCAGGTTTTTATAATTTTTTTATCGTTAGTCTCGAATGCCTTTTCCACCTTTTCTATAAGCGATTCATCGGCGAAAGGTCCCTTTTTAATCGATCTGGCCAAAATCAAACTCTCCTTTAATAAATTTTATTTAACTTTTCTTCTAGATATTATGTATTTTGATGTTCTCTTGTTTTTTCTTGTTTTAAAACCTTTAGTAGGAACACCCCACGGGGTAACCGGATGACGCCCGCCGGAAGTTTTTCCCTCTCCTCCGCCGTGCGGATGATCTATCGGATTCATAGCAACGCCTCTAACAGACGGCCTGATTCCTAACCATCTTGACCTGCCTGCTTTTCCAATACTGATATTCTCATGGTCTATATTTCCGATTTGGCCTATTGTGGCGCAACATCCCTCGAGAACCCGCCTGAACTCGCCTGACGGCATTTTAATTTGAGCATATCCGCCGTCTTTCCCCAGAAGCTCGGCATAAGCGCCTGCGCTTCTGACAAGTTTCCCTCCTGAATTAGGCTTTAATTCAACATTATGAATCATCGTGCCGACAGGAATATTGTGCAAAGGAAGACAGTTTCCCGGTTGTATATCCGCCTTTTCCGATGATATAACGCTATCCCCTTTTTTTAATCCGTCGGGACATAATATATACCTTTTCTCGCCATCGATATAATTTAAAAGGGCAATCCTTGCAGACCTATTAGGATCGTACTCTATTTCCGCGACACGCGCCGGAATATCTCTCTTATCCCTTTTAAAATCGATAATCCTGTATC
This is a stretch of genomic DNA from Candidatus Acidulodesulfobacterium ferriphilum. It encodes these proteins:
- a CDS encoding 50S ribosomal protein L2 is translated as MQLKKYKPTSSGRRFQTVSDFSEITRDYPEKKLLSKYKKNSGRNNNGRVTTRHQGGGHKKRYRIIDFKRDKRDIPARVAEIEYDPNRSARIALLNYIDGEKRYILCPDGLKKGDSVISSEKADIQPGNCLPLHNIPVGTMIHNVELKPNSGGKLVRSAGAYAELLGKDGGYAQIKMPSGEFRRVLEGCCATIGQIGNIDHENISIGKAGRSRWLGIRPSVRGVAMNPIDHPHGGGEGKTSGGRHPVTPWGVPTKGFKTRKNKRTSKYIISRRKVK